In Melospiza melodia melodia isolate bMelMel2 chromosome 30, bMelMel2.pri, whole genome shotgun sequence, a single window of DNA contains:
- the RPRML gene encoding reprimo-like protein, producing the protein MNGSFFNQTLLEQAADPNRTQGLGMLLACCNGTSTVLATDGGSLVLAPDERSLFITRVVQIAVLCVLSLTVMFGVFFLGCNLLIKSESMINFLVKDRRPSKDVGAAIMGLY; encoded by the coding sequence ATGAATGGATCCTTTTTCAACCAGACTCTCCTGGAGCAGGCAGCTGACCCCAACAGGACTCAGggcttggggatgctcctggccTGCTGCAATGGGACCAGCACAGTGCTGGCGACGGATGGCGGCTCCTTGGTCCTGGCACCCGATGAGAGGAGCCTTTTCATCACAAGAGTGGTGCAGATTGCTGTCCTCTGCGTCCTCTCCTTGACTGTGATGTTTGGCGTCTTCTTTTTGGGCTGCAACCTGCTCATCAAGTCAGAGAGCATGATTAACTTTCTGGTGAAAGACCGAAGACCTTCCAAGGACGTGGGCGCTGCAATCATGGGACTTTACTGA